A window from Malus sylvestris mitochondrion, complete genome encodes these proteins:
- the nad9 gene encoding NADH dehydrogenase subunit 9, translated as MDNQFIFKYSWETLPKKWVKKMERSEHGNRSDTNTDYPFQLLCFLKLHTYTRVQVSIDICGVDYPSRKRRFEVVYNLLSTRYNSRIRVQTSADEVTRISPVVSLFPSAGRWEREVWDMFGVSSINHPDLRRISTDYGFEGHPLRKDLPLSGYVEVRYDDPEKRVVSEPIEMTQEFRYFDFASPWEQRSDG; from the coding sequence ATGGATAACCAATTCATTTTTAAATATAGTTGGGAGACTTTACCCAAGAAATGGGTAAAAAAAATGGAAAGATCAGAACATGGGAATAGGTCTGATACCAATACGGACTACCCATTTCAATTGTTGTGCTTTCTTAAATTGCATACCTATACAAGGGTTCAAGTTTCGATCGATATTTGCGGAGTTGATTATCCTTCTCGAAAACGAAGATTTGAAGTGGTCTATAATTTACTGAGTACTCGGTATAATTCACGCATTCGTGTACAAACCAGTGCAGACGAAGTAACACGAATATCTCCGGTAGTCAGTCTATTTCCATCAGCCGGCCGGTGGGAGCGAGAGGTTTGGGATATGTTTGGTGTTTCTTCCATCAATCATCCGGATCTACGCCGTATATCAACAGATTATGGTTTCGAGGGTCATCCATTACGAAAAGATCTTCCTCTGAGTGGATATGTGGAAGTACGCTATGATGATCCAGAGAAACGTGTGGTTTCTGAACCCATTGAGATGACCCAAGAATTTCGCTATTTCGATTTTGCTAGTCCTTGGGAACAGCGTAGCGACGGATAA
- the rpl10 gene encoding ribosomal protein L10 — protein MPFGRSLLQRESLLRVSGEERSPEILISFHSSGSTSNQWRKLKNPWFPGRTPFRPSWCETGKKKRFFAQLAHSAGPTCISYLAEEASDRLEFLPSWDSMDQDLLSLYGQYRSTLVDHMDVEKAYDFDEMETSLFHFYLPSSYLCFVCSREEFDLFNLGIPPK, from the coding sequence ATGCCATTCGGAAGAAGTCTTCTACAGAGGGAAAGCCTGTTACGAGTAAGTGGAGAGGAAAGATCTCCAGAGATTCTTATCTCATTCCATTCCAGTGGCTCGACCAGTAACCAATGGCGAAAACTAAAAAATCCATGGTTTCCCGGTAGAACCCCATTTCGCCCAAGTTGGTGCGAAACCGGAAAAAAGAAGCGGTTTTTCGCACAGCTTGCTCATAGTGCAGGTCCCACTTGTATATCGTATTTGGCCGAAGAAGCATCGGACAGGTTGGAGTTCTTACCTTCTTGGGACTCCATGGACCAAGATCTGCTTTCATTATATGGGCAATACCGATCTACTTTAGTAGATCATATGGATGTAGAAAAAGCTTATGATTTTGATGAAATGGAAACATCTCTTTTCCATTTCTATTTACCTAGTTCATATCTTTGTTTCGTGTGTTCCCGTGAGGAATTCGATCTCTTCAATCTCGGGATACCACCTAAATAA